One Qiania dongpingensis genomic window carries:
- the frr gene encoding ribosome recycling factor — protein MEEKLRVFEEKMEKAVSVLRAEYASIRAGRANPHVLDQITVDYYGVPSGIQQVANVSVPEPRMLLIQPWEKSLIKNIEKAIQVSDLGINPSNDGSVIRLVFPEMTEERRKELAKDVKKKGDGAKVAIRNIRRDANDSIKKQNKSGEISEDEQKQLEEKVQKLTDKFIEKVDKEIEIKSKEILTV, from the coding sequence ATGGAAGAGAAGTTAAGGGTATTTGAAGAGAAAATGGAAAAAGCGGTGAGTGTGCTGCGGGCAGAATATGCGTCAATCCGGGCAGGCCGCGCGAACCCCCATGTATTGGACCAGATAACGGTGGATTATTATGGAGTGCCGAGCGGTATCCAGCAGGTGGCCAACGTATCTGTGCCGGAGCCCAGGATGCTCCTTATCCAGCCTTGGGAAAAGAGCCTCATCAAGAATATCGAAAAGGCGATTCAGGTATCCGATCTGGGCATCAATCCCAGCAACGACGGCAGCGTGATCCGTCTGGTGTTCCCGGAGATGACCGAGGAGCGCAGAAAAGAGCTGGCCAAGGACGTAAAGAAAAAGGGAGACGGAGCGAAGGTGGCAATCCGGAATATCCGCCGTGATGCCAATGATTCCATCAAGAAACAGAACAAGAGCGGAGAGATTTCCGAGGACGAACAGAAGCAGCTGGAAGAAAAGGTGCAGAAGCTGACGGACAAGTTCATCGAGAAGGTGGATAAGGAAATCGAGATCAAGAGCAAAGAGATTCTGACCGTATAG
- a CDS encoding rhamnulokinase codes for MEKKFRMAALDIGTSSVRTFLAEYDGRTVEIQEKNRFYHESVPALGHEYWDLLGVFAQVRDALLAAAKDAPLDSLALDSWGTDMTALDRNGEYLWGGICARDCRFNGLKEEFFERVPEKEIYMRTGVQFLNWNTLYLLYYLVKEKPWMLESISCMLFTPDFFNYFLTGEKNADYSIASTSQMLDPWRKTWDETLLGAVPFPREKLLPVTQAHMLGKTRESIRGHRVPVMSGCSHDTAAAAAGVPAESQDFVYIVCGSWAMIGIESDTPIINETAARYRFTNEGGSDGRIRFLKNVMGMWMIQESRRQWIREGKEFSFGELAELGAVCEPFQSVIDVDDARLVPPGDIPGVIRRLCLESGQPVPETAGQVIRCIDDSLALKFKVMKERLEECSGRRFSVIHIVAGGSQDASLCQAIADAAACVVKAGPAEASAYGNTSVQLLAGGLAGSLMETREIVRRSVEIRIYEPKKNDRMEEAFENNRKLFERIHY; via the coding sequence ATGGAGAAGAAATTCAGGATGGCGGCCCTGGACATAGGGACCTCCAGTGTCCGGACTTTTCTGGCAGAATACGATGGAAGGACAGTAGAGATCCAGGAGAAGAACCGGTTTTATCATGAATCGGTTCCTGCGCTGGGACATGAGTACTGGGACCTTTTAGGAGTGTTCGCTCAAGTGAGGGATGCCCTTTTGGCGGCTGCCAAAGACGCTCCACTTGACAGTCTGGCCCTGGATTCCTGGGGCACCGATATGACAGCTTTGGACCGGAACGGCGAATATCTCTGGGGAGGCATCTGCGCCAGGGACTGTCGGTTTAACGGCCTGAAGGAAGAATTCTTTGAGAGGGTTCCGGAAAAAGAGATTTATATGAGGACAGGTGTCCAGTTCTTGAACTGGAATACTCTGTACCTGCTTTATTATCTGGTAAAGGAAAAACCTTGGATGCTGGAATCTATATCCTGTATGCTGTTCACTCCGGATTTTTTCAATTACTTTCTGACCGGAGAAAAGAACGCGGATTATTCCATCGCTTCCACCTCCCAGATGCTGGATCCCTGGCGGAAAACCTGGGATGAGACGCTTTTGGGGGCTGTGCCGTTTCCCCGGGAAAAACTGCTCCCGGTCACACAGGCCCATATGCTTGGAAAAACAAGGGAGAGTATTCGGGGTCACCGGGTGCCGGTGATGTCTGGATGCAGCCACGATACGGCTGCTGCGGCTGCCGGAGTGCCCGCAGAATCCCAGGATTTTGTGTATATCGTATGCGGCTCCTGGGCAATGATCGGGATCGAATCGGATACTCCCATTATCAATGAAACTGCGGCGCGGTATCGCTTTACCAACGAAGGAGGATCTGACGGAAGGATCCGTTTCCTCAAAAATGTCATGGGCATGTGGATGATACAGGAATCCAGGCGCCAATGGATACGGGAAGGAAAAGAATTTAGTTTCGGAGAGCTGGCAGAGCTGGGGGCAGTATGCGAGCCTTTCCAAAGCGTGATCGATGTGGATGACGCCAGGCTGGTGCCTCCGGGAGATATCCCCGGCGTGATACGCCGTCTGTGCCTGGAAAGCGGACAGCCGGTACCGGAGACTGCGGGACAGGTGATTCGGTGCATAGATGACAGTCTGGCACTTAAATTTAAGGTAATGAAGGAACGGCTGGAGGAATGCAGCGGACGAAGGTTTTCCGTGATTCACATCGTGGCCGGGGGAAGCCAGGACGCGTCTTTATGCCAGGCTATAGCCGATGCGGCCGCGTGCGTGGTGAAGGCAGGGCCGGCGGAGGCCAGCGCATACGGAAATACCTCTGTTCAGCTTCTGGCCGGCGGATTGGCAGGGAGCCTTATGGAGACCAGGGAGATTGTGAGGCGTTCTGTGGAGATCCGGATTTATGAGCCAAAGAAAAATGACCGGATGGAGGAAGCTTTTGAGAACAACAGAAAGCTGTTTGAACGCATTCACTATTAG
- a CDS encoding MerR family transcriptional regulator — MTIAEVSRKYGLTADTLRYYERIGLIPPVPRTGGGIRDYDEESCGWIELMKCMRKAGVQIEALIEYVTLFRKGDETAGARKAILIEQRNQLMDRMEDIRASIERLDKKIERYEQEMTAAEKRLQKMQKSPRPEA, encoded by the coding sequence ATGACAATTGCAGAGGTTAGCAGAAAATATGGTCTTACCGCGGATACTCTCCGCTACTATGAGCGGATTGGTCTGATTCCCCCGGTTCCGCGGACGGGAGGCGGCATTCGGGACTATGACGAAGAGTCCTGCGGATGGATCGAACTGATGAAATGTATGAGAAAAGCAGGGGTTCAGATTGAAGCCTTGATTGAGTACGTGACTCTGTTCCGGAAAGGGGACGAAACGGCCGGCGCCAGAAAAGCGATTCTGATCGAACAGAGAAATCAGCTTATGGACCGCATGGAGGACATACGGGCGTCAATCGAACGACTTGATAAAAAGATCGAGCGGTATGAGCAGGAGATGACAGCCGCGGAAAAGCGGCTGCAGAAGATGCAAAAAAGTCCCAGACCAGAAGCTTGA
- a CDS encoding biotin transporter BioY, with translation MEKSSAKKSAKPALSIMQMTLIGVMTAVTCILAPLVIPLPISPVPISFTNLAVYISLYVLGMKAGTISYLVYLLIGLVGVPVFSGFTGGPAKLAGPTGGYLVGFLFMALIAGYFIDRFSRNHILQVLGMILGTAVCYLFGTVWLCIQMKLSFPAGLMAGVVPYLPGDAAKIVLAALVGPVLKRAVSRLKDR, from the coding sequence ATGGAAAAAAGCAGTGCAAAAAAAAGTGCCAAACCGGCATTGTCCATCATGCAGATGACGCTGATCGGTGTGATGACCGCCGTAACCTGCATACTCGCTCCCCTGGTGATCCCGCTTCCCATCAGCCCCGTGCCGATCTCCTTTACAAACCTGGCCGTATATATATCCCTGTATGTGCTCGGTATGAAAGCCGGAACCATCAGTTATCTGGTCTATCTTCTGATCGGCCTGGTGGGAGTCCCTGTCTTTTCCGGCTTTACGGGAGGCCCGGCCAAGCTGGCAGGCCCCACCGGCGGATATTTGGTCGGGTTCCTGTTCATGGCGCTGATCGCCGGATATTTTATCGACCGCTTTTCCAGGAATCACATTCTTCAGGTTCTCGGAATGATACTGGGAACTGCCGTATGCTATCTGTTCGGCACTGTATGGCTCTGCATTCAGATGAAGCTGTCATTCCCCGCAGGTCTGATGGCCGGCGTCGTCCCCTATTTGCCGGGAGACGCAGCCAAGATCGTACTGGCGGCACTTGTTGGACCTGTTCTGAAAAGGGCGGTTTCCCGGCTTAAAGACCGTTAA
- a CDS encoding rhamnulokinase, translated as MMKEQYLAVDLGSSNGKILLSGLTDRKTIEMREVERFPTPRIYMNGHVCIDVYGIYGEICRTLEKLGREGTAVRSLGADSWSSDFGIVDPQGELVGLPVFYRDKRTNGMPEEVEKKISYRELYKLTTQRRIQDATLCQLLAVKKESPELLKNGNRMMHLGDILMYFFSGKVCSEFSVASYSQMFNMRDQCWEDRVFDLFGIPKSLQPPVVHAGACLGRISEEQARWYGTNRFEVVAPAVHDTSSAGVAVPVDDRKDWAYISTGSWYLVSMELEEPADSGLSYHYNLSNTGLAFGKTLLKRNVCAMWIIQECKRKWEQIMGVDYDYPAIVELARSAVPFYAVIDTDDDCFYNPDDMTEAVAAYLRRTGQPEVQRDDVGQMARIIYESITFKCLYSLDALKRTTGRRVDTLYVVGGASGVGFLNEMLASAADLEVIAGPKEAAAIGNSLLQAVGTGVLNSEEEIREVVRNSFKFEIFHPKKAEEWRRHYRAFLDVCGLEQ; from the coding sequence ATGATGAAGGAACAATATTTAGCCGTAGACCTGGGCTCCAGCAATGGCAAGATCCTGCTGTCCGGCCTGACAGACAGGAAGACAATAGAGATGCGGGAGGTGGAGCGCTTTCCCACTCCCAGGATTTATATGAACGGCCACGTATGCATCGATGTCTATGGAATTTATGGAGAGATCTGCCGGACGCTGGAAAAACTTGGACGGGAGGGCACGGCGGTCAGAAGCCTTGGAGCGGATTCCTGGTCCAGTGATTTTGGGATTGTGGATCCTCAGGGAGAATTGGTAGGGCTTCCAGTCTTTTACCGGGATAAACGGACGAACGGCATGCCCGAGGAAGTGGAGAAGAAGATCAGTTACCGGGAGCTTTATAAGCTGACCACCCAGCGGCGCATTCAGGACGCTACCCTGTGTCAGCTGCTGGCGGTAAAAAAAGAGAGCCCGGAGCTTCTTAAGAATGGGAATCGGATGATGCATTTGGGAGATATCCTGATGTATTTTTTTTCCGGAAAGGTATGTTCGGAATTTTCAGTGGCTTCCTATTCTCAAATGTTCAATATGAGGGATCAATGCTGGGAGGACCGGGTATTTGATCTGTTCGGAATTCCTAAAAGTCTTCAGCCTCCGGTAGTGCATGCAGGTGCATGCCTGGGGAGGATATCGGAGGAACAAGCCAGATGGTACGGAACAAACCGGTTTGAAGTGGTGGCCCCGGCCGTGCATGATACGTCGTCGGCGGGAGTGGCGGTCCCGGTGGATGACAGAAAGGATTGGGCCTATATTTCAACCGGGAGCTGGTATTTGGTGAGCATGGAGCTGGAGGAGCCGGCGGACAGCGGACTGTCCTACCACTATAATCTTTCCAATACGGGACTGGCCTTTGGAAAAACACTGCTTAAACGGAATGTATGTGCTATGTGGATCATTCAGGAATGTAAGCGGAAATGGGAACAGATAATGGGAGTTGACTATGATTATCCGGCCATTGTGGAGCTCGCCCGGTCCGCGGTCCCTTTTTACGCCGTTATTGATACGGATGATGATTGCTTTTATAATCCGGATGATATGACCGAAGCTGTAGCGGCCTATCTTAGACGGACAGGGCAGCCGGAAGTCCAAAGAGACGATGTGGGGCAGATGGCCAGGATCATCTATGAAAGTATCACATTTAAATGTCTGTATTCTCTGGATGCTTTAAAGCGCACTACAGGAAGGCGGGTTGATACGCTTTATGTGGTGGGGGGAGCCAGCGGCGTGGGCTTTCTGAATGAAATGCTGGCTTCCGCAGCTGATCTGGAAGTGATCGCGGGGCCGAAGGAGGCGGCTGCCATCGGAAACTCTCTGCTTCAGGCAGTGGGGACTGGAGTGCTTAATTCGGAGGAAGAAATAAGAGAAGTGGTGAGAAATTCCTTTAAATTTGAGATTTTTCATCCTAAAAAGGCAGAAGAGTGGAGAAGACACTATCGGGCGTTCCTGGATGTATGCGGACTGGAGCAGTAA
- a CDS encoding class II aldolase/adducin family protein, with translation MNEQELKAFMCDIGKRIYTNGFVAANDGNITVKLNETEYLTTPTGVSKGYLTPDMIVKVNEKGEVLEGTWKPSSEVKVHLRVYKERPDVGAVVHAHPPYATTFAVAHIPLDKYILPEAVCALGAVPIVPYAKPSTQELADAMIPFLQTYDAFLLENHGTVTVGKDLTTAYFKTETLEYNAKIIYLGMMLGKQNELPRKEIDKLVEMYRGNNPEAKHPGYVKF, from the coding sequence ATGAATGAACAGGAATTAAAGGCGTTTATGTGCGATATCGGAAAGCGGATCTATACCAATGGATTTGTGGCCGCCAACGATGGGAATATCACCGTAAAGCTGAATGAAACAGAGTACCTGACCACGCCGACCGGAGTCAGCAAGGGATATCTGACACCGGATATGATCGTGAAAGTGAATGAAAAGGGGGAAGTGCTGGAAGGCACCTGGAAACCGTCCTCTGAGGTGAAGGTCCATCTGCGGGTCTATAAGGAAAGGCCGGACGTGGGAGCCGTAGTACATGCGCATCCGCCCTATGCGACTACGTTTGCCGTTGCACATATCCCGCTGGATAAATATATCCTTCCGGAGGCTGTCTGCGCGCTGGGAGCCGTCCCCATCGTTCCTTATGCAAAGCCCTCTACGCAGGAGCTGGCCGACGCCATGATTCCGTTCCTTCAGACATATGACGCGTTCCTGCTGGAGAACCACGGGACCGTGACCGTGGGAAAGGATCTGACCACCGCATATTTTAAAACAGAAACGCTGGAGTACAACGCGAAGATTATTTATCTGGGCATGATGCTTGGAAAACAGAATGAGCTTCCCAGAAAAGAAATTGATAAGCTGGTGGAAATGTACCGGGGCAATAATCCGGAGGCGAAGCATCCGGGTTATGTGAAATTCTGA
- a CDS encoding L-fucose/L-arabinose isomerase family protein, translating to MAEKNKKPLIGLIGFSDGDPEVHEQLKDVVQKQVDVIYEELTKSGEVDVIVADSLVNSVESAKRLAEDLKCKGVDGTIFSYGVFAFPNFSAIAAKNGKGPFLLAANLNPDWPGMVSMLAAGGALSHIGIDHFRVAGDVRETEVLNKIIDFAKCSKVVSRLNGMKYGLIGGRSLGMYSATVDMQDWERNFGVDIEHIDQLEIVRRADNVSEEQVEKAFKWLTDNVGEIKYNGTSFTPEKLKTQIRHYEATKEIVKDNDLDFIGVKCHYEMSRHYCTQCLSAAFMNDPYDWDGPKKPVICACEADSDAALTMEILHLLTDDPVVFMDVRHYDKDYDVMVFCNCGSQSTYYAAASDDYKENLAKTTLYPALPIYAGGGCHVNLMTKPGKATIARLCRREGKYRMTIIPAEFVELPKEKMAETTEEWPHVFAKLPFDHSIFLDKFDANHCHAVYGDQVEKLKMICRMLNIDVDMMG from the coding sequence ATGGCAGAAAAGAATAAGAAACCGCTGATTGGCCTGATCGGGTTTTCCGACGGGGATCCGGAAGTACATGAGCAGCTCAAGGACGTTGTTCAGAAACAGGTGGACGTGATCTACGAAGAGCTGACGAAGAGCGGGGAAGTAGATGTGATCGTGGCGGACAGCCTGGTAAATAGTGTAGAATCTGCAAAAAGACTTGCGGAGGATTTGAAATGTAAGGGTGTGGACGGTACGATCTTCTCCTACGGCGTATTCGCATTCCCCAACTTCAGCGCGATCGCGGCTAAGAACGGCAAGGGTCCCTTCCTTCTGGCGGCTAACTTAAATCCCGACTGGCCCGGCATGGTGTCCATGCTCGCCGCAGGCGGAGCTTTGAGCCATATTGGGATCGATCATTTCCGCGTGGCCGGAGATGTGCGGGAAACGGAAGTCTTAAATAAGATCATTGATTTTGCAAAATGTTCTAAGGTGGTCAGCCGGCTGAACGGAATGAAATACGGCCTTATCGGCGGCAGAAGCCTTGGCATGTACAGCGCTACCGTTGACATGCAGGATTGGGAGCGCAACTTCGGCGTGGATATTGAGCACATTGACCAGCTGGAGATCGTCCGTCGGGCAGACAATGTCAGCGAAGAGCAGGTAGAGAAGGCATTCAAATGGCTTACCGACAATGTGGGCGAGATTAAATACAACGGCACCAGCTTCACGCCTGAAAAGCTGAAAACGCAGATCCGTCATTATGAAGCTACTAAGGAAATCGTTAAGGACAACGACCTGGATTTCATCGGGGTGAAATGCCATTATGAGATGAGCCGTCACTACTGCACTCAGTGCCTGTCCGCAGCTTTTATGAATGACCCCTATGACTGGGACGGCCCTAAAAAGCCCGTGATCTGTGCCTGTGAGGCGGACTCCGACGCGGCTTTGACCATGGAAATCCTTCATCTTCTGACCGATGATCCGGTCGTGTTCATGGATGTGCGCCATTATGACAAGGATTATGATGTGATGGTATTCTGCAACTGCGGATCTCAGTCTACCTATTACGCGGCAGCTTCTGATGATTATAAAGAGAACTTGGCAAAGACCACGCTTTATCCGGCGCTTCCCATTTATGCCGGCGGCGGCTGCCATGTAAACCTGATGACGAAACCCGGAAAGGCCACCATTGCCAGACTGTGCCGTCGGGAAGGCAAATACCGTATGACCATCATTCCGGCAGAATTTGTAGAGCTGCCCAAGGAAAAAATGGCGGAGACCACGGAAGAATGGCCTCATGTATTTGCAAAGCTTCCTTTTGATCATAGCATTTTCCTGGATAAGTTCGATGCCAACCACTGCCATGCCGTATACGGCGACCAGGTGGAAAAGCTGAAGATGATCTGCCGGATGCTGAACATCGATGTGGATATGATGGGCTAA
- a CDS encoding AIM24 family protein, whose product MKYNIQGGNLPVVICELDANEQMITERGSMSWMSPNMQMATSGGGSIGKAFGRMFSGEAIFQNIYTAQGGPGMIAFASSFPGSIRPLEIMPGSDMIVQKAGFLASTAGVDLSVFFQKKLGAGFFGGEGFIMQRLSGNGMAFIEIDGAAIEYDLAPGQQLIVDTGYLAAMSSTCSLDIQKVPGVKNMFLGGEGIFNTRITGPGHVILQTMPVSDVAKTLQPFFNTSGNG is encoded by the coding sequence ATGAAATATAACATTCAGGGAGGCAATCTCCCCGTGGTCATCTGTGAGCTTGACGCCAATGAACAGATGATCACAGAACGCGGGTCCATGAGCTGGATGTCACCCAATATGCAGATGGCTACCAGCGGCGGCGGTAGCATCGGCAAAGCTTTCGGACGGATGTTTTCCGGCGAAGCCATTTTCCAGAATATCTATACCGCCCAGGGCGGCCCCGGCATGATCGCATTCGCCTCCAGCTTCCCCGGCTCCATCCGGCCGCTGGAAATCATGCCCGGAAGTGACATGATCGTGCAGAAGGCCGGTTTCCTGGCCTCCACCGCCGGAGTGGATCTGTCTGTTTTCTTCCAGAAAAAGCTGGGCGCCGGCTTCTTCGGCGGAGAGGGCTTCATCATGCAGCGGCTGTCCGGAAATGGCATGGCTTTCATCGAGATTGACGGAGCCGCCATAGAATACGACCTGGCCCCCGGCCAGCAGCTCATTGTGGATACCGGCTATCTGGCCGCCATGTCTTCCACCTGCAGCCTGGACATCCAAAAGGTCCCTGGCGTTAAAAATATGTTTCTGGGCGGCGAAGGCATCTTCAACACCAGGATCACCGGCCCCGGCCATGTGATCTTACAGACTATGCCTGTGAGCGATGTCGCAAAAACTCTGCAGCCCTTTTTCAACACCAGCGGAAACGGCTGA
- a CDS encoding class II aldolase/adducin family protein, with amino-acid sequence MDREKILEVLQVAKRLDEKNLVNAFEGNISTKKDGLVYITPTGKNKALLTEEMVAVIDSDGKQVGGNCKPTSELPMHMETYTIRDDIGGVVHCHPTFLTAYALCCKPVETRAYPEMMGNFDYFQVAPYGRPGTEDILKGAIPILKHHDIVILGNHGVLAVGATVTDAMNRVEAAEAITKTVFIANALGRQADLSPEECDFFFSLNQK; translated from the coding sequence ATGGACAGAGAAAAGATACTGGAAGTTCTCCAGGTGGCAAAACGCCTGGATGAGAAGAACCTGGTGAATGCCTTTGAGGGGAATATATCGACAAAGAAAGACGGGCTGGTCTATATTACTCCGACAGGAAAGAATAAGGCTCTCTTGACTGAGGAGATGGTGGCTGTGATTGATTCGGACGGAAAACAGGTGGGAGGGAACTGTAAACCCACCTCGGAGCTTCCCATGCACATGGAAACCTATACCATCCGGGATGACATAGGAGGAGTGGTACACTGCCATCCCACCTTTTTGACTGCTTATGCTCTATGCTGCAAGCCGGTGGAGACAAGGGCATATCCGGAGATGATGGGGAACTTCGATTATTTTCAGGTGGCGCCTTATGGCCGGCCCGGCACAGAGGACATCCTGAAAGGGGCGATCCCGATACTTAAGCATCATGATATCGTCATCCTAGGCAACCACGGCGTACTGGCCGTAGGGGCGACAGTGACTGACGCCATGAACAGAGTAGAAGCGGCCGAGGCTATTACAAAAACGGTGTTCATTGCCAATGCCTTGGGGAGACAGGCAGATCTGAGTCCGGAGGAATGTGACTTTTTCTTCTCTTTAAACCAGAAGTGA
- a CDS encoding HPr family phosphocarrier protein gives MRKRIQIHEADDIMKINRIVSQYTYDIWIHSKSGMVDAKSLLGMFILSLKEDMFVVVEDDIDAGKLFEELGDYLIEEP, from the coding sequence ATGAGAAAACGGATACAGATTCATGAAGCCGATGACATCATGAAGATTAACCGGATCGTATCGCAGTACACGTATGATATCTGGATTCACAGCAAATCGGGAATGGTCGACGCCAAATCTTTGCTGGGCATGTTCATCCTCAGCCTGAAGGAAGATATGTTCGTAGTGGTGGAAGACGACATCGACGCCGGAAAGCTCTTTGAAGAGCTTGGGGATTATTTGATAGAGGAACCATGA
- a CDS encoding CHAP domain-containing protein → MKKSAAVFTTIILSLVLGFTASANGNTGSCDQIENDRYSYEVGISDESWMEMTYTEKVEAYSISQEILEDMTTQQLVQAVMDYPFLVDLTLFNTLEEGYAHVLSCSNALRELEKRTDGFMTLIEYYENMPVPIKEEEGDISIIKLTFAEILISNMADKVTVSEKQLDELIKVIDQKDDQKALASELYGTESNLRIAGMQVYRAEFTSHTVKSLKGVNVSVIHYLSDLSTAQKNQENIAYSQAYPQATILGTATTMYNCASYAMVNRSTSNIYWLNNLSPTAAGYTRLGSSLTNATAGGVIYYTRTDSLGSHVGVVHSTNGGKIIIRSKMGIGPLAQHEIQMCPYYLGNGGLIFYK, encoded by the coding sequence ATGAAAAAAAGTGCGGCTGTGTTTACTACAATAATATTATCGTTGGTTCTAGGATTTACAGCATCAGCAAATGGTAATACAGGTAGCTGTGATCAGATAGAAAATGATAGGTATTCGTATGAAGTGGGAATTTCAGATGAAAGCTGGATGGAAATGACATATACTGAAAAAGTTGAAGCATATTCTATTTCTCAGGAAATATTAGAAGATATGACTACTCAGCAATTGGTTCAGGCTGTAATGGATTATCCATTTTTAGTTGATTTGACATTGTTTAATACTTTGGAAGAGGGATATGCTCATGTATTAAGTTGTTCGAATGCTTTGCGAGAATTAGAAAAAAGAACAGATGGTTTTATGACATTGATAGAATATTATGAAAATATGCCCGTACCAATCAAGGAAGAAGAAGGGGATATAAGTATTATTAAATTGACTTTTGCGGAGATATTAATTAGTAATATGGCAGATAAAGTTACAGTTTCTGAAAAACAATTAGATGAATTGATAAAAGTGATAGATCAAAAAGATGATCAGAAAGCTTTAGCGTCCGAATTATATGGTACGGAGTCTAATCTAAGAATTGCCGGAATGCAGGTTTATAGAGCTGAATTTACTAGTCATACGGTAAAATCACTTAAGGGTGTAAATGTTTCCGTAATTCATTATCTGTCCGATTTGTCAACAGCACAGAAAAATCAGGAGAATATTGCGTATAGTCAAGCATATCCCCAAGCGACAATTCTTGGTACAGCTACTACAATGTATAACTGCGCCTCATATGCGATGGTTAATCGTTCCACATCAAACATCTACTGGTTAAATAATCTTTCGCCTACTGCGGCTGGCTATACAAGGTTAGGAAGTAGTCTGACAAATGCAACAGCCGGTGGGGTGATTTATTATACAAGAACAGATAGTTTGGGCAGTCATGTTGGAGTAGTACATAGCACTAACGGAGGTAAAATAATTATTCGTTCTAAAATGGGGATTGGCCCATTAGCTCAACATGAAATTCAAATGTGCCCTTATTATCTGGGAAATGGCGGCCTTATTTTTTATAAATAG
- a CDS encoding isoprenyl transferase has product MAEKEKTDWKIPKHVAIILDGNGRWAKKRGLPRNMGHVEGCKVVEQTVEDAARMGIEYLTVYGFSTENWKRSAEEVGALMQLFRYYMKRLLKVAKRNHVRVIMIGERSRFDPDIIEGLNRLENETRENTRMVFTIAVNYGSRDEITRAVRRMMEDCRDGKVRPEEVTEGLINSYLDTRELPDPDLLIRTSGEQRLSNYLLWQLAYTEFYFTDVLWPDFNKEELAKAIEKYNDRDRRFGGV; this is encoded by the coding sequence ATGGCAGAGAAAGAGAAAACGGACTGGAAGATACCGAAGCATGTGGCCATTATATTGGACGGCAATGGCAGATGGGCGAAAAAACGGGGCCTGCCCAGGAACATGGGACATGTGGAAGGCTGCAAGGTAGTAGAGCAGACTGTTGAGGACGCGGCGCGGATGGGGATAGAATACCTGACTGTTTATGGCTTTTCCACGGAGAACTGGAAACGCTCTGCGGAAGAGGTGGGGGCTCTTATGCAGCTGTTCCGCTATTATATGAAGCGGCTTTTAAAGGTGGCAAAGCGGAATCATGTGCGTGTCATCATGATAGGAGAACGGAGCCGGTTCGACCCGGATATCATTGAGGGCCTGAACCGGCTGGAGAATGAGACGCGGGAGAATACGCGGATGGTATTCACGATCGCGGTGAATTATGGAAGCAGGGACGAGATCACAAGGGCGGTGCGCCGCATGATGGAAGACTGCAGGGACGGGAAGGTGCGCCCCGAAGAGGTGACGGAGGGCTTGATCAACAGCTATCTGGATACCAGGGAGCTGCCGGATCCCGATCTGCTCATCCGGACCAGCGGAGAACAGAGGCTGTCCAATTATCTTTTATGGCAGCTGGCGTATACGGAATTCTATTTTACCGATGTTCTTTGGCCGGATTTCAATAAAGAGGAATTGGCCAAAGCCATAGAGAAATACAATGATAGAGACAGACGGTTTGGGGGGGTGTGA
- the pyrH gene encoding UMP kinase gives MEKAKRVLLKLSGEALAGPAGKGFDEATVKAVARQVKPSAEEGVEIGVVIGGGNFWRGRSSNAIDRPKADQIGMLATVMNCIYVSEIFRSEGMDTEIFTPFACGTMTKLFSKDAANQCFREGKVVFFAGGTGHPYFSTDTGIVLRAIEMEADIILLAKAVDGVYDSDPRTNPDAKKYDTVSIGEVIEKKLAVVDLTASIMCMENHMPMAVFGLGEKDSIRKAMKGDITGTVVTVDDK, from the coding sequence ATGGAGAAAGCAAAACGTGTATTACTGAAGCTCAGCGGCGAGGCTCTGGCGGGGCCGGCCGGAAAAGGGTTTGACGAAGCTACGGTGAAGGCTGTGGCGAGGCAGGTGAAGCCTTCAGCAGAAGAAGGTGTGGAGATCGGCGTTGTGATCGGCGGTGGAAACTTCTGGAGAGGACGCTCCAGCAATGCCATAGACCGGCCGAAGGCCGATCAGATCGGGATGCTGGCTACGGTAATGAATTGTATCTACGTGTCGGAGATTTTTCGTTCCGAGGGAATGGACACAGAGATTTTCACTCCGTTTGCCTGCGGCACCATGACGAAGCTGTTTTCCAAGGATGCCGCGAACCAGTGCTTTCGGGAAGGAAAGGTGGTGTTCTTCGCGGGAGGGACGGGTCATCCATACTTTTCCACGGATACGGGCATTGTGCTGAGGGCCATTGAGATGGAGGCAGACATCATCCTTTTGGCAAAGGCAGTGGACGGCGTATACGACAGCGATCCCAGGACGAATCCGGACGCGAAGAAGTATGATACGGTTTCCATTGGGGAAGTGATCGAGAAAAAGCTGGCGGTGGTAGACCTGACCGCGTCTATCATGTGTATGGAGAATCATATGCCTATGGCAGTGTTCGGGCTGGGCGAGAAGGACAGTATCCGGAAAGCCATGAAGGGCGATATCACAGGCACCGTGGTGACGGTGGATGATAAATAG